In Rhizobium jaguaris, a single window of DNA contains:
- the greA gene encoding transcription elongation factor GreA translates to MSTAFVKEESAETASETLLPDRAISPHPNLVTEAGLEALELQLQKAREAYDAASAIEDVNERRRQAAIPLRDTRYFSARVRTAQVIPSPTSFDIVAFGSTVTFSRSDGRVQTYRIVGEDEADPKAGSISFVSPVAKSLLGKAIGDEISIGDQELEIIAIS, encoded by the coding sequence ATGAGCACTGCGTTCGTTAAGGAAGAAAGTGCCGAAACAGCTTCGGAAACTTTGCTGCCCGACCGTGCAATTTCACCTCACCCGAACCTCGTTACGGAGGCGGGACTGGAAGCGCTGGAATTGCAGCTCCAAAAAGCGCGCGAAGCCTACGATGCCGCAAGTGCGATCGAAGACGTGAATGAACGACGGCGACAAGCGGCAATTCCCTTGCGGGACACGCGATATTTTTCGGCAAGAGTTCGCACAGCGCAGGTAATCCCCAGCCCAACGTCATTTGACATCGTTGCTTTTGGAAGCACGGTAACCTTCAGCCGCAGCGACGGACGCGTGCAGACCTATCGCATTGTGGGAGAGGATGAAGCCGATCCGAAGGCCGGATCAATCTCCTTCGTATCCCCAGTGGCGAAGTCTCTATTGGGTAAAGCGATTGGGGATGAAATCAGCATAGGTGATCAAGAACTTGAGATCATCGCGATCTCCTAG
- a CDS encoding GCG_CRPN prefix-to-repeats domain-containing protein: MKKLLIVAFTSVAALTAIVSTADAAQGCGAGFHRGPYGYCRPNPAPGGAVVVVPGGPRVGVYYHGHGYWDGHRYWVHREYHRGGWRYY; this comes from the coding sequence ATGAAAAAGCTGCTTATCGTAGCCTTCACTTCCGTGGCGGCGCTAACCGCAATTGTTTCTACCGCTGACGCGGCTCAGGGATGTGGTGCTGGATTTCATCGCGGTCCCTATGGCTACTGCCGTCCGAACCCCGCACCAGGCGGCGCTGTTGTTGTCGTGCCTGGAGGTCCGAGGGTAGGCGTTTATTATCACGGACATGGCTACTGGGATGGCCACCGCTACTGGGTGCATCGTGAATATCATCGCGGGGGCTGGCGTTACTATTGA
- a CDS encoding cation:proton antiporter, with the protein MENVWLISAVWLGLALLASIISIRVAMSVALVEIIVGAIAGNTVGLHLTDWVNFLAGFGAILLTFLAGTEIDKSVIRKHFWSSMSIGIIGFAAPYVAVLFYALYGIGWTWPQSQIAGISLSTTSVAVVYAVMIETGFNKTEIGKIILAACFINDLGTVLALGVVFANFDYSLALFGAVTAAALWMLPRFAPWFFGKVGHRVSEPETKFVSLVLLGLGGMAMVAGSEAVLPAYLVGMALAPAFLTDPELPHRMRIIAFTILTPFYFLKAGSLVDFHAVATAAGLIVVFLAVKMATKFVGILPLTRAFRFEAREGMYTTLLMSTGLTFGTISALFGLTNHIIDQQQYTILVTAVIGSAVVPTLIAQRWFQPAFKPIDETTHPALVEGKG; encoded by the coding sequence ATGGAGAATGTTTGGCTGATTTCCGCCGTCTGGCTCGGACTGGCGCTTCTTGCTTCGATCATCTCGATCCGTGTGGCGATGTCTGTCGCCCTTGTCGAAATCATCGTCGGCGCGATCGCCGGTAACACGGTCGGATTGCACCTTACCGACTGGGTGAACTTCCTCGCCGGCTTCGGCGCAATCCTGCTCACCTTCCTGGCCGGAACCGAGATCGACAAAAGTGTCATCCGCAAACATTTCTGGTCGAGCATGTCGATCGGCATCATTGGCTTCGCTGCTCCCTATGTCGCGGTTCTCTTCTACGCCCTGTATGGCATCGGTTGGACTTGGCCGCAGTCACAGATCGCCGGTATCTCGCTATCGACGACCTCGGTCGCCGTCGTCTATGCGGTGATGATCGAAACCGGCTTCAACAAGACCGAAATCGGCAAGATCATCCTCGCCGCCTGCTTCATCAACGATCTTGGCACGGTGCTCGCTCTCGGCGTTGTCTTCGCCAATTTCGACTACTCGCTAGCGCTGTTCGGAGCAGTGACGGCCGCCGCCCTTTGGATGCTGCCGCGTTTCGCGCCCTGGTTCTTCGGAAAGGTTGGCCATCGTGTCAGCGAGCCGGAGACCAAATTCGTCTCCCTGGTGTTGCTTGGACTGGGCGGCATGGCGATGGTCGCTGGCAGCGAGGCGGTGCTGCCGGCCTATTTGGTCGGCATGGCGCTCGCACCCGCCTTCCTTACCGATCCGGAACTGCCGCACCGCATGCGTATCATCGCTTTCACCATCCTAACGCCGTTTTATTTCCTGAAGGCCGGGTCGCTGGTCGATTTCCACGCGGTTGCAACCGCTGCCGGGCTGATCGTCGTTTTCCTTGCGGTGAAGATGGCGACCAAGTTCGTCGGTATCCTTCCGCTGACGCGGGCGTTCCGGTTCGAGGCGCGCGAGGGGATGTACACGACCTTGCTGATGTCAACCGGGCTGACCTTCGGAACGATCTCGGCACTCTTCGGATTGACCAATCACATCATCGACCAGCAACAGTATACGATCCTGGTGACTGCGGTGATCGGGAGCGCGGTGGTGCCGACGCTGATCGCGCAGCGCTGGTTCCAGCCCGCCTTCAAACCGATCGATGAAACGACCCATCCGGCGCTGGTTGAAGGGAAGGGGTGA
- a CDS encoding MarR family winged helix-turn-helix transcriptional regulator: MIDKPAVAEPPLASTVAEELRAFASKLKRKLREQGHAGDLTSSQASALVRLEKEGPMTTSALARSEGMRPQSMGALLAALESSGLVAGIPDPSDGRQTILSLTDKCRLLIQEGRAARQDWLARTIEAKLSAAEHKQVLSAIAILARLIADE, translated from the coding sequence ATGATCGATAAGCCCGCAGTCGCTGAACCACCACTTGCTTCAACCGTTGCAGAAGAGCTGCGGGCGTTCGCGAGCAAGCTAAAGCGAAAGCTCCGTGAGCAGGGCCATGCTGGAGACCTGACATCGAGCCAGGCATCAGCACTTGTTCGACTGGAAAAGGAAGGCCCGATGACTACCTCGGCGCTCGCGCGCTCTGAGGGCATGCGTCCACAGTCGATGGGCGCGCTTCTTGCCGCACTGGAGTCGTCAGGGCTTGTTGCGGGAATACCCGATCCCTCGGACGGTCGTCAGACAATCCTTTCACTGACAGACAAGTGCCGCCTGCTGATCCAGGAGGGCAGGGCGGCCCGTCAGGATTGGCTCGCAAGAACTATCGAGGCCAAGCTATCGGCCGCAGAGCACAAACAGGTCTTATCGGCAATCGCCATTTTGGCGCGATTGATAGCCGACGAATGA
- a CDS encoding outer membrane protein, translated as MQIKSFIVLALASSMAAPAFAADLTYEQTTPAAEQSYSAYNWSGFYLGAQGGYAWNKGSVLGSDHKLDNGISGVHAGYNFQTGNIVYGIENDFNYNFGDKNEANLDWDASGRARVGYALDRTLFFATAGVAAAGGKVDASGVGKKDDILIGWTAGGGIEHAFTDNIIVRGEYRYSDFGKKDFGSAIGDFGATQQKVLVGASYKF; from the coding sequence ATGCAGATTAAATCATTCATCGTTCTCGCGCTGGCGTCCTCAATGGCGGCACCAGCATTTGCCGCCGATCTCACCTATGAGCAGACTACGCCCGCGGCCGAGCAGAGTTACTCCGCCTACAACTGGTCCGGCTTCTATCTCGGTGCGCAAGGTGGCTACGCCTGGAACAAGGGGAGTGTTCTAGGCAGCGATCACAAGCTAGATAACGGCATAAGCGGCGTACATGCCGGATATAATTTCCAGACCGGCAACATCGTCTACGGTATAGAGAACGACTTCAATTACAACTTCGGGGACAAGAACGAGGCGAACCTCGATTGGGATGCTTCAGGTCGCGCCCGTGTTGGTTATGCACTCGATCGCACGTTGTTCTTTGCGACCGCCGGTGTGGCAGCCGCTGGCGGCAAGGTCGATGCATCTGGCGTCGGGAAGAAGGACGATATCCTGATCGGCTGGACGGCAGGCGGCGGCATCGAGCACGCCTTTACCGACAATATCATCGTTCGCGGGGAATATCGCTACTCCGATTTCGGAAAGAAGGACTTCGGGTCGGCCATCGGCGACTTCGGAGCGACCCAGCAGAAGGTACTTGTCGGCGCTAGCTACAAGTTCTGA
- a CDS encoding isochorismatase family protein — translation MALTTLDRKTALIVVDLQKGIIDAPFIEPIVPVIDRSATLLRAFRKRNLPVILVNAAGGAPGRTEQPRRHTEPLPVGFTDFIPQIDQQPTDIVVTKRSWGAFATTDLDYRLKFLDVTQVVIIGVATGTGVEATARQAYEAGFNVALVVDAMTDTRPEAHEYSIRNIFPRLGETATTEDIINELGKRDV, via the coding sequence ATGGCGCTGACCACGCTCGATCGAAAAACCGCACTGATCGTTGTCGATCTTCAAAAAGGGATCATTGATGCGCCGTTCATAGAGCCGATCGTTCCTGTCATCGATCGCTCTGCGACGCTCCTTCGTGCATTTCGCAAACGCAATCTCCCGGTGATTCTCGTCAATGCGGCCGGCGGCGCGCCCGGCCGTACGGAGCAGCCAAGGCGGCATACAGAACCGCTTCCGGTAGGATTCACGGACTTCATCCCGCAAATCGATCAGCAGCCCACAGATATCGTCGTGACCAAACGCAGCTGGGGAGCATTCGCGACGACCGATCTTGATTATCGGTTGAAGTTTCTGGATGTGACGCAGGTCGTGATCATTGGCGTAGCGACCGGCACCGGCGTCGAGGCGACCGCACGTCAAGCCTACGAGGCAGGTTTCAATGTCGCTTTGGTGGTCGATGCCATGACAGACACGCGCCCTGAGGCGCACGAATACAGCATCCGCAATATATTCCCCCGGCTTGGCGAAACCGCTACAACCGAGGACATTATCAACGAGCTTGGGAAGCGGGACGTATAG
- a CDS encoding alpha/beta fold hydrolase has protein sequence MPRQILFIQGAGATAHDEWDVKLVQSLERELGRDYSIRYPRMPDADDPRYQTWKAALLHEFDVLEDGAILVGHSIGGTVLIHVLADKRPKFRPGALILISTPFIGEGGWPSDDIIARTNFSQRLPVGLPVLIYHGSEDETVPFAHAELYAKAIPQAVVRSLPHRDHQLNNDLSEVAQDILKGPPFPQTADRGSP, from the coding sequence ATGCCGAGACAAATACTCTTCATTCAAGGTGCGGGAGCCACAGCGCACGACGAATGGGACGTTAAACTGGTCCAGAGCCTTGAGCGTGAACTCGGCCGAGACTACTCCATCCGATATCCAAGAATGCCTGATGCGGACGATCCACGCTATCAGACCTGGAAGGCAGCACTGCTGCATGAATTCGATGTCCTCGAGGATGGTGCCATCCTTGTCGGTCATTCCATCGGTGGAACCGTTCTCATCCACGTACTTGCTGACAAGCGCCCGAAATTCAGGCCCGGCGCCCTCATTCTTATCTCGACGCCGTTTATCGGCGAGGGCGGGTGGCCGAGCGACGACATCATAGCACGCACCAACTTTTCTCAACGTCTGCCTGTCGGGCTGCCCGTACTCATCTATCATGGGAGCGAAGACGAAACCGTTCCATTCGCGCACGCCGAGCTTTATGCCAAGGCTATCCCACAAGCGGTCGTCCGCTCTCTCCCACACCGCGATCATCAGCTAAACAACGATCTGAGCGAGGTTGCTCAGGATATTCTTAAGGGTCCACCATTTCCGCAAACAGCCGATCGCGGAAGCCCTTGA
- a CDS encoding universal stress protein has protein sequence MNNAPSNDNPSKQAGVILSDEVHLATINADVLALLPDPATARLCLDVAEDAARAVHGTMAAAHVGADPERMIVAPEEIDLQILRDMNEGSPHERLNRVTRAFKEWKSDSSDRNDLSLDDCSGELNRCVPSECHETALVVAPCHGNMDARDAFHDLLFNEHKLVLVPPRGPYARNLLGHVVIGWKPHDNAQRAVVAARRWLAAATRVTVLCVNDKPDGSYQFTARELLHQLELEGDVVAVSSDGRSVGDTILDFAASENATCLLIGAFKHGYLLEVLLGRVTRFLLSHATLPLMLKH, from the coding sequence ATGAATAACGCGCCTTCGAACGACAACCCGTCGAAACAGGCGGGCGTCATCCTTTCCGACGAGGTGCATCTGGCGACCATCAATGCCGACGTCCTCGCCTTGCTGCCCGACCCGGCGACCGCGCGGCTTTGCCTCGACGTCGCCGAGGATGCCGCGCGCGCCGTCCACGGTACGATGGCCGCCGCCCATGTCGGGGCCGATCCGGAACGCATGATCGTCGCGCCCGAGGAAATCGACCTGCAGATCCTGAGGGACATGAACGAAGGCTCGCCGCATGAGCGGCTCAATCGCGTGACGCGGGCCTTCAAGGAGTGGAAGAGCGATAGCTCCGATCGCAACGACCTCTCCCTTGACGATTGCAGTGGCGAACTCAATCGCTGCGTCCCGAGTGAGTGCCATGAGACCGCGCTCGTCGTCGCCCCGTGCCATGGCAACATGGACGCCCGCGACGCGTTTCACGACCTTCTGTTCAACGAACACAAACTGGTGCTGGTGCCGCCTCGTGGTCCCTACGCCAGGAACCTTCTGGGGCACGTGGTAATCGGCTGGAAACCACACGATAACGCGCAGCGAGCGGTGGTCGCCGCGAGACGCTGGCTGGCAGCCGCCACCCGCGTCACGGTGCTTTGCGTCAACGACAAACCGGATGGCAGCTACCAGTTCACGGCCAGAGAACTATTGCATCAGCTCGAACTCGAAGGCGACGTCGTCGCCGTCAGTTCGGATGGTCGTTCGGTTGGAGATACGATCCTGGACTTCGCGGCGTCCGAAAACGCAACCTGTCTCCTGATCGGCGCGTTCAAGCACGGATATCTATTGGAAGTGCTTCTCGGCCGTGTCACTCGGTTTCTTCTATCGCACGCTACCCTTCCCTTGATGCTGAAGCATTAG
- a CDS encoding ISNCY family transposase, producing the protein MSCLITMSQKELHRLEVIQKIRDERLSVVQAAELLDLSRSQVHRLLQAYDRDGPAGLVSKKRLQPSNRRHSEEFRNAALDLIRERYPDFGPTLAREKLIEVHQISVAKETLRQWMTEAGIWVSRRERKKRVFQPRGRRDCFGELVQIDGSHHWWFENRGPKCALLVYIDDATGKLLHLRFAGSENTFDYLHATKAYLQQWGKPLAFYSDKHGVFRSTQASEKDRTSGLTQFGRALYELNIDIICANTPQAKGRVERANQTLQDRLVKELRLRGIDTIAAANAYAPEFMADFNKRFGKPPRNPKDMHRSLADHENLDGAMCRKEVRTLSQALTLRYDKVLFILDPTERATALAGKKVIVCDYPDGRLEIMHESYTLPYRTFDKLRSVHRSAVVENKRLDDMLSIVAEMQAGREQQRSKSGPSRAGQTDHMFGIPDGSQSNGYQKRGRKPGRRTDFMNDPAVIARREKALSRQPAAE; encoded by the coding sequence ATGTCCTGTTTGATCACCATGTCGCAGAAAGAGTTGCATCGCCTCGAAGTCATCCAGAAGATCCGTGACGAACGCCTGAGCGTCGTGCAGGCTGCCGAACTGCTCGACCTCAGTCGAAGTCAGGTCCATCGGCTACTACAGGCCTATGACCGGGATGGGCCAGCCGGCCTCGTTTCGAAGAAGCGATTGCAGCCGAGCAACCGGCGCCACAGCGAGGAGTTTCGCAACGCGGCGCTGGATCTGATCCGCGAGCGCTATCCGGATTTCGGTCCGACGCTGGCGCGCGAGAAGCTGATCGAGGTGCATCAGATCTCGGTCGCCAAGGAGACGCTGCGGCAATGGATGACCGAGGCCGGCATCTGGGTTTCGCGTCGTGAGCGCAAGAAGCGGGTTTTCCAGCCACGCGGCCGGCGCGACTGCTTTGGCGAACTGGTGCAGATCGATGGCTCGCATCACTGGTGGTTTGAGAATCGCGGCCCCAAATGCGCCCTGCTCGTCTACATCGACGACGCCACCGGCAAGCTGTTGCATCTACGGTTCGCCGGGTCGGAGAACACATTCGACTACCTGCATGCGACGAAGGCGTATTTACAGCAGTGGGGCAAACCGCTCGCTTTCTACAGCGACAAGCACGGTGTCTTTCGTTCAACCCAGGCGTCGGAGAAAGACCGGACGAGCGGGTTGACGCAGTTTGGCCGGGCACTTTATGAGCTGAACATCGACATTATTTGCGCCAACACCCCGCAGGCCAAAGGCCGCGTAGAGCGGGCCAATCAGACGCTGCAGGACCGGTTGGTGAAGGAATTGCGGCTTCGTGGCATTGACACAATCGCGGCAGCCAACGCCTATGCGCCAGAATTCATGGCAGATTTCAATAAGCGGTTCGGCAAGCCGCCACGCAATCCGAAGGATATGCATCGGTCACTGGCCGATCATGAGAACCTTGATGGGGCCATGTGCCGCAAAGAAGTCCGCACGCTGTCGCAGGCCCTGACGCTGCGCTACGACAAGGTGCTGTTCATTCTCGACCCGACAGAGCGCGCAACGGCGCTGGCGGGTAAGAAGGTCATCGTCTGTGACTATCCGGACGGTCGCCTCGAGATCATGCATGAGAGTTATACCCTGCCCTACAGAACCTTCGACAAGCTGCGATCGGTGCATCGCTCGGCAGTCGTTGAGAACAAGCGTTTGGACGACATGCTGTCGATCGTCGCGGAGATGCAGGCTGGACGGGAACAGCAGCGCAGCAAGAGTGGTCCCAGCCGCGCCGGCCAGACGGATCATATGTTTGGAATACCGGATGGCAGCCAAAGCAACGGTTATCAGAAACGTGGCCGCAAGCCCGGTCGGAGGACGGATTTCATGAACGATCCGGCGGTGATTGCGCGGCGAGAGAAAGCGCTATCGAGGCAGCCAGCGGCGGAATAG
- the ubiA gene encoding 4-hydroxybenzoate octaprenyltransferase has translation MSSFSRPDLSDIHRGDWVDSRLPAAWRPYARLARLDRPVGIWLTLFPCWAALVQASHGFPDLRQLAIFSLGALLMRSAGSTVNDIADRKFDGHVERTRFRPLASGQIGVPQALAFLIMQLALAASLLFFLTPYARLIAICVLPLVFLYPFCKRFTYWPQAVLGAAFNWGMLMAWAEVTGHIPAGVVLLWLGAVAWQIGYDTVYAYVDTKDDTRLGLKSTAILFGQRGKACIGLFYALAVGAWSVGGWMLGMSLPYAIGMLVIAAHLAWQTGRIDLARPDVNFRLFLANILTGALLAGAAFVGTL, from the coding sequence ATGAGCAGTTTTAGCCGCCCGGACCTGAGCGACATTCACCGAGGCGACTGGGTGGATAGCCGATTGCCCGCAGCGTGGCGGCCCTACGCGCGTCTGGCGCGGCTGGACCGTCCGGTGGGGATATGGCTTACGCTTTTCCCCTGCTGGGCTGCGCTTGTCCAAGCGTCGCATGGCTTTCCGGACCTTCGGCAACTCGCAATCTTCTCTCTTGGCGCCTTGCTGATGAGAAGCGCGGGCTCCACCGTCAACGACATTGCGGATCGCAAATTTGACGGTCACGTCGAGCGGACACGCTTTCGACCCTTGGCAAGCGGACAGATCGGCGTGCCGCAAGCCCTTGCCTTTCTGATCATGCAGCTGGCACTGGCAGCTTCGCTTCTATTTTTCCTGACGCCCTATGCGCGTTTGATCGCGATATGCGTTCTGCCGCTCGTATTCCTATATCCATTTTGCAAGCGCTTCACATATTGGCCCCAAGCCGTTCTGGGCGCGGCATTCAACTGGGGAATGCTGATGGCATGGGCCGAGGTTACAGGACATATCCCGGCCGGCGTTGTCCTCTTGTGGCTCGGAGCTGTCGCATGGCAGATTGGTTACGACACCGTTTATGCCTATGTCGACACAAAAGATGACACCCGCCTCGGCCTGAAATCGACGGCGATCCTGTTTGGCCAGCGCGGAAAGGCCTGCATCGGTTTGTTCTACGCGCTGGCGGTCGGGGCGTGGTCCGTTGGAGGGTGGATGTTGGGCATGTCGCTCCCCTACGCGATTGGAATGCTGGTGATCGCCGCACATCTTGCCTGGCAGACAGGACGGATTGACCTTGCTCGTCCAGATGTCAATTTCCGGCTGTTCCTAGCGAATATTCTGACCGGGGCGCTGCTTGCAGGCGCAGCTTTCGTTGGCACGTTGTGA
- a CDS encoding universal stress protein, whose product MFDKILIDRQRFDLLIIGYMGHSALHNHLIGSITDRLVELAPCQFSSSNDCHARPAWR is encoded by the coding sequence ATGTTCGACAAGATCCTGATCGATCGACAGCGGTTCGATCTTCTGATCATCGGTTATATGGGCCACTCCGCCCTCCACAACCACCTGATCGGCAGCATCACTGACAGGCTGGTGGAGCTGGCACCCTGCCAATTCTCGTCGTCAAATGATTGCCATGCCAGACCAGCGTGGCGCTAA
- a CDS encoding oligosaccharide flippase family protein: MLSPVEDTNIESRRNRAESISAGTRRPIPAIISGGTWIVTAKIVSLMSQIATFFVAARMLRPVEFGYYAFGSAIAMLIVVMAEGGWAEFMMKAGDEEDCFDQVTTLSLFSGCLFTATGAIAAAVLYAFSGDESQSALLALFSCWMLPAALTAAYDGALVAYGRLGPRAIVRIAGEASGLIAAVALLYLHGYASALAAAKIVCQLVLLIGSIYAVKRLPRLRLTKPMFAEVMAFSRQIVGNRLVVFLGSYSGTLVVGSFLGIADAGFYRAAERVVAVVSELLGEPARQLSWVVFRRAHLQAAAPERSVGRAGVRFLLTLIALAAPMYLGLAQISDAVVRLLLGEVWMPAAAIIPFLCLRQLLLSPGYINEASLSVVGNIRHRLPVTLLNVAVSLAVVVMVARFGLRALAIAQCFTAAFALATAIGLQSKFAGVDWREISKGATLLIAPSSLAMLVTVGLVRQYFYEDWPWQTVVALQIGAGALVYATVLLVAVGLCRRLHWLALE, translated from the coding sequence ATGCTTTCGCCCGTCGAAGACACAAATATCGAGAGCCGCCGGAATCGAGCGGAATCCATCTCGGCCGGCACGCGTCGGCCAATCCCGGCGATCATCTCCGGCGGAACTTGGATCGTTACGGCGAAGATCGTTTCGCTGATGTCCCAGATCGCGACGTTCTTCGTTGCTGCGCGCATGTTGAGGCCGGTGGAGTTCGGGTACTACGCCTTCGGTTCCGCCATTGCCATGCTGATCGTGGTGATGGCGGAAGGTGGGTGGGCGGAATTCATGATGAAGGCTGGTGACGAGGAGGATTGCTTCGACCAGGTCACCACCCTCTCGCTCTTCAGTGGCTGCTTATTTACCGCTACCGGAGCGATTGCGGCCGCCGTCCTCTACGCCTTCAGCGGCGATGAATCGCAAAGCGCGCTTCTTGCTCTGTTCAGCTGCTGGATGTTGCCTGCCGCGCTGACCGCGGCTTACGATGGAGCGCTCGTCGCTTATGGCCGCCTGGGTCCACGTGCGATCGTCAGGATCGCAGGGGAGGCGTCGGGTCTGATCGCCGCAGTGGCGTTGCTCTACTTGCATGGGTATGCGTCGGCATTGGCGGCGGCCAAAATAGTTTGCCAGCTCGTTCTGCTCATCGGTTCGATCTATGCCGTGAAACGGCTACCGCGCCTGCGTTTGACGAAGCCCATGTTTGCCGAGGTCATGGCGTTTTCGCGCCAGATCGTCGGCAATCGCCTTGTCGTTTTCCTCGGGTCGTATTCGGGCACGCTCGTCGTCGGAAGTTTTCTCGGGATAGCGGACGCCGGGTTCTACCGTGCAGCCGAGCGCGTCGTCGCGGTTGTTTCAGAACTGCTGGGCGAGCCGGCCCGACAGTTGAGCTGGGTGGTTTTCCGGCGCGCCCATCTGCAGGCTGCTGCACCGGAGCGATCGGTCGGTCGCGCCGGCGTCCGGTTCCTTCTCACTCTCATCGCTCTCGCCGCGCCCATGTATCTCGGACTGGCGCAGATATCCGATGCTGTGGTGCGGCTGCTGCTTGGCGAGGTGTGGATGCCCGCTGCTGCCATAATCCCTTTCCTCTGCCTGCGGCAGTTGCTGCTTTCGCCGGGTTACATCAATGAGGCGTCGCTGTCCGTCGTTGGAAACATCCGGCATCGGCTTCCCGTTACGCTGCTGAACGTCGCCGTTTCGCTCGCGGTGGTTGTTATGGTCGCTCGGTTCGGATTAAGGGCACTGGCGATCGCACAATGCTTCACGGCGGCGTTCGCGCTGGCGACGGCCATCGGATTGCAGTCGAAGTTCGCGGGTGTAGATTGGCGGGAGATTTCGAAGGGGGCAACCCTGCTGATCGCGCCGTCCAGCCTCGCAATGCTTGTGACGGTGGGACTGGTCCGGCAGTATTTTTACGAGGATTGGCCGTGGCAGACCGTTGTAGCCCTTCAGATTGGTGCGGGCGCTCTCGTCTATGCCACCGTCCTGCTGGTCGCGGTTGGACTATGCAGGCGCCTGCATTGGCTGGCGCTGGAATAG
- a CDS encoding SPOR domain-containing protein, with protein MIRKLKSGEYRLYTRKVDPKTLKRRNLGTFKSRAEAEKHEREVQYFKHH; from the coding sequence ATGATCCGCAAGCTGAAGTCTGGTGAGTACCGCCTCTACACGCGCAAGGTCGATCCGAAGACTCTCAAACGCAGAAATCTCGGCACGTTCAAATCACGCGCGGAAGCTGAGAAGCATGAGCGCGAGGTGCAGTATTTTAAGCACCATTAG